In Helianthus annuus cultivar XRQ/B chromosome 3, HanXRQr2.0-SUNRISE, whole genome shotgun sequence, a single window of DNA contains:
- the LOC110932122 gene encoding uncharacterized protein LOC110932122: MADDLPPLWFPPMSSDDSSDSSILFFQNLIEEAELQDTGTSNRRRYIERQREEGHETLMADYFVEDPKYNEDIFRHRFRMSKRLFLQIVSDVEENDPWFVEAPDARGRKGFTPLQKVTSAIKQLATGNTPDENDEYLHMAERTSRECLEYFCDTVCKIYGPEFLRRPTSHDMALLYQAHEEKHHLPEYRGQYMRGDHRYPTIMLEAVASQDLWFWHAFAGPPGSQNDINSIPYPHEVNEKKFKRQHEAARKDVERAFGVLKGKWGVLSRPMRARSVKKIRNVVYTCIILHNMILKDDGKAIAPVHIRDPPVEPALDDTVLGELLNEDTHWRLKHDLIDHLASQDLPHLLADSDED, from the exons ATGGCGGATGACCTCCCCCCGTTATGGTTCCCACCCATGAGTAGCGACGATTCATCCGATAGTAGCattcttttttttcaaaatctcatcgaaGAAGCCGAACTTCAAGATACCGGCACATCTAACCGAAGGAGATATATTGAACGTCAACGTGAGGAGGggcatgagacactcatggcgGATTATTTTGTCGAAGACCCGAAGTACAACGAAGATATCTTTCGGCATAGGTTCCGTATGTCGAAACGTTTGTTTCTACAAATTGTGTCCGATGTGGAAGAGAACGACCCGTGGTTTGTAGAGGCCCCCGATGCGCGAGGTAGGAAGGGCTTTACGCCCTTGCAAAAGGTGACATCGGCTATTAAACAGCTCGCAACTGGAAACACTCCAGACGAGAACGACGAGTACTTGCATATGGCCGAAAGAACTTCCCGCGAGTGCCTAGAATATTTTTGTGACACGGTTTGCAAAATATATGGTCCAGAGTTCTTACGTAGACCGACAAGCCACGACATGGCACTTTTATACCAAGCTCATGAGGAAAAACATCACCTTCCAG AGTATCGAGGCCAATACATGCGAGGAGATCATAGATACCCGACTATTATGCTCGAAGCGGTTGCTTCTCAAGACTTATGGTTTTGGCATGCTTTTGCCGGTCCACCGGGTTCTCAAAACGATATCAAT tcgatCCCTTACCCTCACGAAGTAAACGAAAAGAAATTCAAGAGGCAACATGAGGCGGCAAGGAAAGACGtcgaacgggcttttggtgttttgaagGGGAAATGGGGTGTATTGAGTCGACCAATGCGAGCAAGATCGGTTAAAAAAATTAGGAATGTCGTGTACACGTgtattattttacacaacatgattttgaaagacgATGGAAAGGCGATAGCACCGGTGCACATTCGGGATCCTCCGGTCGAGCCGGCTCTAGACGATACGGTGTTGGGCGAGTTGTTGAATGAAGACACCCATTGGAGACTCAAACACGATCTCATAGATCATCTCGCAAGTCAAGATTTACCCCATCTTTTGGCCGATTCCGACGAAGACTAG